Proteins found in one Rhinolophus ferrumequinum isolate MPI-CBG mRhiFer1 chromosome 9, mRhiFer1_v1.p, whole genome shotgun sequence genomic segment:
- the TNFRSF9 gene encoding tumor necrosis factor receptor superfamily member 9 isoform X1, with amino-acid sequence MGSGFYYHVVAIVLLVMSLKRTRSTQDSCHNCPAGTFCGKNKDPICVPCPTNSFSSTSGQKACDICRQCAGVFRTKKVCSPTSNAECECVSGFHCLGAGCTMCEEDCKQGQELTKEGCKDCDFGTFKDQKHSVCRPWTDCSLDGKSVLVNGTKETDVVCGPTSTDFSPGTSSVTTPIPATEPGHTPQVLVFFLALTSTTTLFLMFFLALHFSVVQQGRKKLLYIFKQPFMKPVRTAQEEDACSCRFPEEEEGECEL; translated from the exons ATGGGAAGTGGCTTCTATTACCATGTGGTGGCCATTGTGCTGTTGGTCATGAGTTTGAAGAGGACAAGATCAACGCAGGACTCCTGTCATAACTGCCCAGCTG GTACTTTCTGTGGGAAAAACAAGGATCCGATTTGCGTTCCCTGCCCTACAAATAGTTTCTCCAGCACAAGTGGACAAAAGGCCTGTGACATATGCAGGCAGTGTGCAG GTGTTTTCAGGACTAAGAAGGTGTGTTCCCCGACCAGCAATGCCGAGTGCGAGTGTGTCTCAGGGTTCCACTGCCTGGGGGCGGGATGCACCATGTGTGAAGAGGACTGCAAGCAAGGTCAAGAGTTAACCAAAGAGG GTTGTAAAGACTGTGACTTTGGGACATTTAAGGACCAGAAACACAGCGTCTGTCGACCTTGGACAGA CTGTTCTTTGGATGGAAAGTCTGTACTTGTGAATGGAACAAAGGAAACTGACGTGGTATGTGGACCAACTTCGACCGACTTCTCTCCAGGGACATCCTCTGTCACCACGCCTATCCCTGCGACAGAGCCAG GTCACACCCCCCAGGTCCTGGTCTTCTTTCTTGCACTGACATCCACAACAACGCTGTTCCTGATGTTCTTCCTGGCGCTTCATTTCTCTGTGGTCCAGCAAGGCAGAAAGAAACTCCTGTATATATTCAAGCAAC cATTTATGAAGCCAGTACGAACTGCCCAAGAGGAAGATGCCTGTAGTTGCCGATttcctgaagaagaagaaggagaatgTGAACTCTGA
- the TNFRSF9 gene encoding tumor necrosis factor receptor superfamily member 9 isoform X2 has product MGSGFYYHVVAIVLLVMSLKRTRSTQDSCHNCPAGTFCGKNKDPICVPCPTNSFSSTSGQKACDICRQCAGCKDCDFGTFKDQKHSVCRPWTDCSLDGKSVLVNGTKETDVVCGPTSTDFSPGTSSVTTPIPATEPGHTPQVLVFFLALTSTTTLFLMFFLALHFSVVQQGRKKLLYIFKQPFMKPVRTAQEEDACSCRFPEEEEGECEL; this is encoded by the exons ATGGGAAGTGGCTTCTATTACCATGTGGTGGCCATTGTGCTGTTGGTCATGAGTTTGAAGAGGACAAGATCAACGCAGGACTCCTGTCATAACTGCCCAGCTG GTACTTTCTGTGGGAAAAACAAGGATCCGATTTGCGTTCCCTGCCCTACAAATAGTTTCTCCAGCACAAGTGGACAAAAGGCCTGTGACATATGCAGGCAGTGTGCAG GTTGTAAAGACTGTGACTTTGGGACATTTAAGGACCAGAAACACAGCGTCTGTCGACCTTGGACAGA CTGTTCTTTGGATGGAAAGTCTGTACTTGTGAATGGAACAAAGGAAACTGACGTGGTATGTGGACCAACTTCGACCGACTTCTCTCCAGGGACATCCTCTGTCACCACGCCTATCCCTGCGACAGAGCCAG GTCACACCCCCCAGGTCCTGGTCTTCTTTCTTGCACTGACATCCACAACAACGCTGTTCCTGATGTTCTTCCTGGCGCTTCATTTCTCTGTGGTCCAGCAAGGCAGAAAGAAACTCCTGTATATATTCAAGCAAC cATTTATGAAGCCAGTACGAACTGCCCAAGAGGAAGATGCCTGTAGTTGCCGATttcctgaagaagaagaaggagaatgTGAACTCTGA